Sequence from the Sphingosinicella ginsenosidimutans genome:
CGGCAGCTGCTGCTGGCGCACCTGGATGCTCTGGCGGGTGGAGATGTTGACCACGGCCGGCTGGAGCCGCTCGACGAGATCGGCGAAGGTCGGCGGGGCGCCGGGGCGCGGCGCGCTGGCCATCGTACCCGGATCGTTCTGGGCCGTCTGCGCGCCGAGCGGATTGAGGGTCAGCGTCGTCGCCGCGCCGCCGAGCAGCAGGGCAGCGGTGACTCCATAGACATAACGCACGATTTCTTCCTCCTGACTTGCCGACGGCCGCCTTTGGTTCGTCCCCTCGCGGGCGCACGCTAGAATCGGCGGCTGAACGGAAATTGAATGACCTCGACCATTTCCCGATCTCCTAACGCGGCGCCGCGCCCTGGCCCCGGAACTGGCGCAGATAATCGTTGTTCGGCGACAGGATGATGCTGGCGCGGCCGCGCGGATTATCGGCCGTGCCGGGCGTCAGGAAGCTGGTCCGGTAGGACTGCATCGCGCGATAGAAATCGTAGAATTGCGGATCGCGGTTGAAGGCGCTCGCATAGGTCGCGGAGGCCTCCGCATCGGCCTCGGCCCGGATGATCTGCGCCTGCTTGAGACCCTGCGCCTGGATCGCCCGCGCCTCCTGCTCGCGAGCCGAGCGCATCCGCGCATAGGCGGATTCGAGCGGCGTGCCGTCCGGCAGATCGGCGCGCTTGATCCTGACGTCGACGATCTCGGCGCCATATTGGCGCGCGACCCGATTGAGCGCGTTCTGGATATTGTCCATCATCTGACTGCGTTCAGGACTGAGCAGCGAGGCGAACGGGCTGCGTCCCAATTCGTTCCGGAGCGCCGAGGCGAGGATCGGCTGCAGCTGCGCCGTCACATTGTCCTCGGTCCGCGCGGAGATATACATCCGCAACGGATCGACGATGCGGTAGCGGGCGAAGGCATCGACCTGGAGCCGCAGCTGATCGGCGGAGAGCACCTGCTGGTTCTCCATGTCGATCGACTGGATGCGCTTGTCGATCCACACGATGCCGTCGACGAACGGAACCCGGGCGGCGAGCCCGGCGCCGCTCGCCCCGAACTGCTCGTTCGGGCGATAGCGGTTCAGAATACGTTCCGGCTGGCCGAAACGGACGACCACCGCCTGCTTCGTTTCGGGAATGATCGAGAAGGTGCTGCCGACGACGATCAGCAGCACGATCGTCACGAACAGGAGCACGATCGGATTGGAGAGCGTGCGGTTCATTGGCGCTGGCCCTCCTGCGGCTGGCTCGGTGCCGGCTGGGCCCGGCGCTGGAGCTCGGGAAGCGCAAGATAGGGCGTCACGCCAGGCGCCTCGACGATCGTGGTGTCGACATGCTGGAGGACCGATTCCATCGTCTCGTAATACATGCGCCGCCGGGTGACTTCGGGCGCCGCGCGATACTGGGTGTAGATCTTCTCGAACGAAGCCGCCTCGCCCTGCGCCTGGGCGGTCACCTGGAGTGCGTAGGCCCGGGCATCGTTGATGTTGCTCTGCGCCTCCTGCTGGGCGGCCGAGACGCGAAGGAAGGATTCGTTGACCGCGGCGGGCGGCACCGACTGGTTGATCGCGACGCCCTGGATCCGAACGCCGGCGCCGTAATCGTCGAGCAGCTGCTGCATGTTCTGTTCGACGGTCTGGGCGATCTGGGCGCGGCCAGCCCCGATCGCATCGTCGAGAGAGACGCGCGAGACGGCGGCGCGCATGGCGCTTTCCGCGACCTCCCTGATCGTTCCTTCCGGGTCACGGATCTGGAACAGGTAGCGTTGCGGATCGCGGATGTTCCAGCGCACCGAATAGGCAAGGTCGATCACGTTCTGGTCGCCGGTCAGGATCAGATTCTCCGTATTGTTGCCCGGGATCGAAATGGTCCGAATCTGTTCGACGTCGACGACCTGGACGGAGCTGATCGGCGCCGGGAAAGTGAAGCCGATGCCGGGCTGGAGCGTGCCCGAAAAGGAGCCGAGCGTGGTGATGACGCCGCGTTCCTGCGGCCCGACGCGGTGGATCGAGGTGAAACCGATCCACAGGACCAGGAAGACGGCAAGGCCGTACAGCCAGTAGGGTCGCCCGCTGCCCGGCTGCGGGAAGCGGTTGCCGAACCGTTCGCGGCTCTTCTTCAGGAATTCGTCGAAGCCGCCGCCTTCGAGGCCCCGGCCCGGCTTTCTCGACGGGCGATCCCAGGGATTGCGCGGCCCATCGCCGCCGCCGGAACCTCCAGCGCCGCCGCCCTCGCCATCACGGCTCCCGCCGCCGTCGCTGCCGCCGGCGCCCCACGGGCCGCGATTGTCGCTGAGGACTGCGCCGGCCGGAGCGCGGCGTCCGAAAAACCATCTCATGCCTCCCCTATATAAAGCGCCTGTGCGGAAAAACAGTGCCAAGCGGCGCGGCTTTGCCTATCGCGAGAATCGCATGAGCGAGATCGAAAGCCTGGACCACGTGCTCGCCCGGATCGCCGACCCGGGCGGCAAGGGCAATCTGGTCACCGCCGGCCGCGTGGCGATGACCCGCGTTCGCGACGGCACGGCGACGATCGTGATCGACGCGACCGGCCTGTCCGCCGAACAGCGCGCCATGCTCGAACGGCAGGTGCGCGCCCAGATGGTCGCCGTGCCCGGCATCGCCGATACCCGCATCGCGATGACCGCCGAGCGGCTCGAGCGCACCATCGTCGCGGTCGGCAGCGGCAAGGGCGGCGTCGGGAAATCCACGGTCTCCGCCAATCTCGCGGTCGCGCTGGCGCGGCTCGGCAAGCGCGTCGGCCTGGTCGATGCCGACATTTACGGCCCCTCGCAGCCCAGGATCATGGGGCAGCCGAACCGGCCCGAGCTGGCGGGTGAGCAGATCGTCCCGCTCCCCGCCCATGGCGTCCGGATGCTCTCGATCGGCCAGTTGATCGAGCCGGGGACGGCGGTCGCCTGGCGCGGGCCGATGACGGCGAGCGCGCTTTCCAACCTGATGGAGGGCGATTGGGGCGATTGCGAGATCCTGATCGTCGACATGCCGCCAGGCACCGGCGACGTGCAGATGACGCTCACCCAGAAATGGAAGCCGGCCGGCGCCGTGATCGTCTCGACGCCGCAGGACGTGGCGCTGATCGACGCGACGCGGGCGATCGACATGTTCCGCAAGATGGACGTGCCGGTGATCGGCTTCATCGAGAACATGGCCGGCTATGTTTGCCCGCATTGCGGAGAGACGAGCGACCCGTTCGGCAGCGGCGGCGCCGAGGCTGCGGCCGGCGTGATGGGCATCCCCTTCCTCGGCCGGATCCCGCTGAGGCTTTCGATCCGCACCGCCTCCGATGCCGGCACGCCGCCCGCGGCCGGACAGGGCGAGGAGGCAGCGCTGTTCAAACGCCTTGCCGAGCGACTGGTCGAGGAGCTCGCCCGCGCGGAAACCGGAGGACACCATGCCGCTGACGACTGACGATGAAATCCGCGACCTGCTGACGAACGTTCGGACGATCGCGATGATCGGCGCCTCGGATCGGCCCGACCGGCCGAGCTATGGGGTGATGGCCTTCCTCCAGGACCACGGCTATCGCGTGCTGCCGGTCAACCCGCAGATCACCGGCGAGCATGTGCACGGCGAGTTCGTGTGGCGCGAGCTCTCCCAGATCGGCGAGCCGATCGA
This genomic interval carries:
- the hflC gene encoding protease modulator HflC; its protein translation is MNRTLSNPIVLLFVTIVLLIVVGSTFSIIPETKQAVVVRFGQPERILNRYRPNEQFGASGAGLAARVPFVDGIVWIDKRIQSIDMENQQVLSADQLRLQVDAFARYRIVDPLRMYISARTEDNVTAQLQPILASALRNELGRSPFASLLSPERSQMMDNIQNALNRVARQYGAEIVDVRIKRADLPDGTPLESAYARMRSAREQEARAIQAQGLKQAQIIRAEADAEASATYASAFNRDPQFYDFYRAMQSYRTSFLTPGTADNPRGRASIILSPNNDYLRQFRGQGAAPR
- the hflK gene encoding protease modulator HflK translates to MRWFFGRRAPAGAVLSDNRGPWGAGGSDGGGSRDGEGGGAGGSGGGDGPRNPWDRPSRKPGRGLEGGGFDEFLKKSRERFGNRFPQPGSGRPYWLYGLAVFLVLWIGFTSIHRVGPQERGVITTLGSFSGTLQPGIGFTFPAPISSVQVVDVEQIRTISIPGNNTENLILTGDQNVIDLAYSVRWNIRDPQRYLFQIRDPEGTIREVAESAMRAAVSRVSLDDAIGAGRAQIAQTVEQNMQQLLDDYGAGVRIQGVAINQSVPPAAVNESFLRVSAAQQEAQSNINDARAYALQVTAQAQGEAASFEKIYTQYRAAPEVTRRRMYYETMESVLQHVDTTIVEAPGVTPYLALPELQRRAQPAPSQPQEGQRQ
- a CDS encoding Mrp/NBP35 family ATP-binding protein, whose amino-acid sequence is MSEIESLDHVLARIADPGGKGNLVTAGRVAMTRVRDGTATIVIDATGLSAEQRAMLERQVRAQMVAVPGIADTRIAMTAERLERTIVAVGSGKGGVGKSTVSANLAVALARLGKRVGLVDADIYGPSQPRIMGQPNRPELAGEQIVPLPAHGVRMLSIGQLIEPGTAVAWRGPMTASALSNLMEGDWGDCEILIVDMPPGTGDVQMTLTQKWKPAGAVIVSTPQDVALIDATRAIDMFRKMDVPVIGFIENMAGYVCPHCGETSDPFGSGGAEAAAGVMGIPFLGRIPLRLSIRTASDAGTPPAAGQGEEAALFKRLAERLVEELARAETGGHHAADD
- a CDS encoding CoA-binding protein, whose translation is MPLTTDDEIRDLLTNVRTIAMIGASDRPDRPSYGVMAFLQDHGYRVLPVNPQITGEHVHGEFVWRELSQIGEPIDMVDIFRNSEAAGEAVDQAIAAGAKAVWMQLGVINEAAAARAEAAGLKVVMNHCPKIEISRLGIPKIA